One segment of Allorhodopirellula heiligendammensis DNA contains the following:
- a CDS encoding metal ABC transporter permease translates to MTWNWQLDGWIVLAGVLCAVASALVGNFLVLRRLSMLGDAVSHAVLPGLAVAFFISNSRSSVPMFVGAVVVGVLTALFTEWIRGVGKVDESASMGVVFTSLFAAGLIMIVQAADKVDLDAGCVLYGAIELTPLDTVTTFGFTLPRAVLVLGVVTLVNLVFVLVFFKELKLTAFDPSLATSMGFSAGFMHYALMVLVAVTAVASFESVGNVLVVAMFIVPPATAYLLTDRLGLMIVLSTVIAAMGAVSGHVAAVIVPTWFGFQSTTTAGMMAVMVGVFFMVAIFFAPRHGMVVKLARRQILSLSILADDIVAFLYRHRERLHESRKTPGAEYSIRREMIAEELLASRSAVAIAMSRLYRQGHLRWADGGCELTEAGTQRARDIVRSHRLWEQYLVNEADMDATKIHDKAEQFEHFTDRPMQQNLDTQTRHPEIDPHGRTIPRPEHDPRQES, encoded by the coding sequence ATGACCTGGAACTGGCAGCTGGATGGATGGATCGTACTCGCCGGGGTGTTATGCGCTGTCGCCTCCGCTCTCGTGGGGAATTTTTTAGTACTCCGCCGACTGAGTATGTTAGGTGACGCGGTCTCACACGCGGTTCTGCCTGGTTTGGCAGTCGCCTTTTTTATCAGCAACAGCCGTAGCAGTGTACCGATGTTTGTCGGGGCGGTAGTCGTTGGCGTCTTGACGGCTTTGTTCACCGAGTGGATCCGCGGTGTGGGCAAGGTCGATGAGAGCGCATCGATGGGCGTGGTCTTCACGTCCCTGTTCGCAGCTGGGTTGATCATGATTGTGCAAGCCGCTGACAAGGTCGATCTGGACGCTGGATGTGTGCTCTACGGGGCGATCGAACTTACTCCGCTCGATACGGTAACCACATTCGGTTTTACCCTGCCACGCGCCGTGCTGGTGTTGGGTGTCGTGACTTTGGTGAACTTGGTGTTCGTGCTCGTGTTTTTCAAGGAGCTCAAGTTAACTGCCTTTGATCCGTCCCTGGCGACATCAATGGGCTTTTCGGCGGGATTCATGCACTATGCATTGATGGTGCTGGTTGCAGTAACCGCCGTGGCCAGTTTTGAGAGCGTAGGGAACGTTCTGGTGGTGGCAATGTTTATCGTGCCACCGGCAACGGCCTACCTCCTGACCGATCGACTGGGTTTGATGATCGTGCTTTCGACGGTCATTGCTGCAATGGGCGCTGTCAGCGGACATGTCGCGGCCGTGATCGTACCGACTTGGTTTGGCTTCCAAAGCACCACGACAGCAGGGATGATGGCTGTGATGGTGGGCGTGTTTTTCATGGTTGCTATCTTCTTCGCACCTCGCCATGGCATGGTGGTTAAGCTCGCAAGGCGTCAGATTCTGTCACTAAGTATTTTGGCGGACGATATTGTGGCGTTTCTCTATCGCCACCGCGAACGCTTGCATGAGAGCCGTAAAACGCCCGGGGCGGAGTATTCGATACGCAGGGAAATGATTGCCGAGGAGCTCCTTGCCTCCCGTTCTGCCGTAGCCATCGCGATGTCTCGACTCTACCGCCAAGGACATCTTCGCTGGGCTGATGGCGGGTGCGAACTCACTGAAGCGGGAACGCAGCGGGCCCGAGACATCGTTCGCTCGCACAGGCTATGGGAGCAATACCTGGTCAATGAAGCTGACATGGACGCCACAAAGATTCATGACAAAGCCGAGCAATTCGAGCATTTCACTGACCGCCCGATGCAGCAGAATCTCGACACCCAGACGCGACATCCGGAGATCGATCCTCATGGGCGGACCATTCCCCGTCCTGAACATGACCCACGGCAGGAAAGCTGA
- a CDS encoding sigma-70 family RNA polymerase sigma factor encodes MDSECISDAIRRVVGGERDQFRVLVREYGLMIRSYLGSHLHRVDEIDDLAQDVFLTAFRQLEQFDHRTDFGAWLRGIARNRLLMHFRSTSRRHAREARFREEVSGIVERDLEAHFANQSDHAIEALLRCVNTLPDRMRRVVRAGLDGVKTVVLASELQTSTGAIYNLQYRANALLRECVRRETE; translated from the coding sequence GTGGACTCTGAGTGTATTTCTGACGCAATTCGGCGGGTGGTCGGCGGTGAACGTGACCAGTTCCGGGTGCTCGTGCGCGAGTACGGGTTGATGATCCGCAGCTATCTCGGAAGCCACCTTCATCGCGTCGATGAGATCGACGACCTCGCGCAGGACGTCTTTTTGACCGCATTTCGCCAGCTAGAGCAGTTCGATCATCGCACAGATTTCGGTGCGTGGTTACGAGGCATCGCGCGTAATCGTTTACTCATGCACTTTCGCTCGACCAGTCGACGGCATGCTCGCGAAGCTAGGTTTCGCGAAGAGGTGAGCGGCATCGTCGAACGAGATCTGGAAGCTCACTTTGCAAACCAATCGGACCACGCCATCGAGGCGCTCCTCCGCTGCGTCAATACGCTGCCTGATCGCATGCGACGCGTTGTCCGCGCTGGACTCGATGGCGTGAAGACCGTTGTCCTTGCCAGTGAGCTGCAGACGTCAACCGGTGCCATCTACAATCTGCAATACCGTGCAAACGCGTTGTTGCGAGAATGTGTTCGCAGGGAGACTGAGTGA
- a CDS encoding PVC-type heme-binding CxxCH protein: MKTHSPLSQLKSFVGLSCLASCLTGPLCSAQADDGSSSKQTAPDVITTVTDAELQQTKRVRPKYVQPVPVAGEAPTTTMPLQPRDGESIVFLGNTLAARMELFNEFETALYEEFADKQLTFRNMGFPGHTPAFRPEAGRPDPWAFPGAEKFRPEIQGHFGEGHYPKPDEWLTIVKADTIVGFFGFNESFDGLDGVENFQDELRAFVDHTLSRSYERTAGKPPRLVLATPIAMQQLPQFNLPDADERNSVLRAYADAVRTVAEEKSVGFVDLFTPTLEWFENSDEPLTINGVHLSEEGYKKLAPILMEKLFGASPSDADTNPLLYQAVQDKAWFWRNDYRMLNGVHAYGRRWAPYGNFNYPEEIEKIRQMTVLRDENIWAIAQGKSSTLEVDDAMTRPLSSVETNFQPSAKNGTPDYLKEESEALKKFTLPDGYEVSLFASEQEFPNLGNPAQMEFDNQGRLWVSTLPSYPHYKPGDSKPNDMLLIYEDTDGDGRADKETVFADGLHMPIGFELAPEGVYLSQEPFLVLLKDTDGDDHADKMEYLLDGFDSHDTHHAISAFDTDHGSGIYMCEGRFLHSQVETPWGPQRMTDGGVWRFDPSSWKVERVMQIDVNNPWGVAHDEYGQTFVNDASGGDQYWLLGYSVKIPHSKEIAKVSKFNYEHHTRPTSGAEFLYSSHFPDEVQGDYLYANTIGFLGIKECKTIEDGAEIKGKFRQDLIQSSDGNFRPCDLQVAPDGSLYFIDWHNTLIGHMQHSARDPLRNSEYGRIYRITHSDRPLVEPPTVAGAEISQLFENMKLPEVNARTRSHMELRGRPKQSVLDAAAQFASENADDERLVLEALWATWGQQAPSTDLLEKCLQAKDHRVRAAAVRVIRHCLHLLDDPSVYLTTAATDQHPRVRLEALSAGSWLGGKTGAEVLLTVASYKTDRWIRNSLNSAMMLLKPDVEAAIEAGFVDPDTLQVEYGELLAGKLEGAMKPKDYRTKTDKFKNKRFAKKYSLGQQVFFEEGSCYACHRENGEGVARVYPPLAGSEWVNGDPDRLIKLTLHGIWGEIRVRGKVFEPDMGVPPMTAIGNMFNDEEIASVLTYVRTSWGNDADEVSADDVKRIRAATTDRQRFYRPEELLEMHPFPEGSRPEMSEESVANTELENALIAEPIGDLVRDARQRGDAVRGAKLFYWEQTGCATCHDVGVGYQLGPELTVSRKDSTDEHLIESILKPSAKILSGYQTVNVITVDGAVLSGFLVEESEDSLTLSIAADQGKPCVIPMDDVEEVIKSDVSTMPIGLAATLENRDQFLDLARFIMEVNEGGRPKLNRLKKQANP, encoded by the coding sequence ATGAAAACACATTCTCCACTCAGCCAACTGAAGAGTTTTGTCGGTTTGTCCTGTTTGGCCAGCTGCTTGACCGGACCTCTTTGCTCTGCCCAAGCGGACGACGGAAGTAGCTCAAAACAGACCGCTCCTGACGTCATCACAACGGTCACGGACGCAGAATTGCAACAGACCAAGCGGGTGCGACCGAAGTATGTGCAGCCGGTCCCTGTCGCGGGAGAAGCGCCTACGACGACCATGCCACTGCAGCCCCGCGACGGTGAATCGATCGTGTTTCTGGGCAATACGCTGGCAGCCCGTATGGAGCTGTTCAACGAGTTCGAAACAGCACTCTACGAAGAATTTGCTGACAAGCAGCTGACCTTTCGCAACATGGGCTTCCCGGGGCACACGCCGGCATTCCGTCCAGAGGCCGGTAGACCCGACCCTTGGGCGTTCCCGGGAGCCGAAAAGTTTCGGCCGGAGATCCAAGGGCACTTCGGAGAGGGACACTACCCCAAACCAGACGAATGGCTAACAATTGTCAAAGCGGACACGATCGTTGGATTTTTCGGTTTCAATGAATCGTTTGACGGGCTCGACGGCGTAGAGAACTTCCAAGATGAACTGCGTGCTTTCGTCGATCACACTTTGTCTCGATCCTACGAACGCACGGCGGGTAAGCCCCCGCGTCTGGTGCTCGCTACGCCCATTGCGATGCAACAGCTCCCCCAATTCAATCTGCCCGATGCCGACGAGCGAAACTCAGTCTTGCGAGCCTACGCGGACGCCGTTCGGACGGTTGCTGAAGAGAAAAGCGTGGGCTTCGTCGATCTGTTCACCCCAACGCTGGAGTGGTTCGAGAATTCAGATGAGCCGCTGACCATCAACGGCGTGCACCTGTCCGAGGAAGGCTACAAAAAGCTCGCTCCGATTCTGATGGAGAAACTCTTTGGGGCTTCCCCCAGTGATGCGGATACCAACCCCCTGCTGTATCAAGCTGTTCAAGACAAGGCGTGGTTCTGGCGGAATGATTATCGGATGCTCAACGGTGTTCACGCCTACGGACGCCGCTGGGCACCCTACGGCAACTTCAATTATCCCGAAGAGATCGAGAAGATTCGGCAAATGACCGTGTTGCGGGATGAAAACATTTGGGCCATCGCTCAAGGGAAGTCGTCAACACTTGAGGTCGATGACGCGATGACTCGACCGCTCTCATCGGTGGAAACCAACTTTCAGCCCAGTGCGAAGAATGGCACCCCCGATTACCTCAAAGAAGAATCCGAGGCGCTGAAAAAATTCACGCTGCCCGATGGGTATGAAGTCTCGCTGTTCGCCTCAGAACAAGAGTTCCCGAATCTCGGCAACCCAGCCCAAATGGAGTTCGACAATCAAGGGCGGTTGTGGGTGTCGACACTGCCAAGTTACCCGCACTACAAGCCGGGTGACTCGAAGCCCAATGATATGCTCCTAATCTATGAGGATACCGATGGCGATGGCCGGGCGGACAAGGAAACCGTGTTTGCCGATGGGTTGCATATGCCCATTGGATTTGAGCTGGCCCCCGAGGGCGTCTATTTGTCTCAAGAACCATTTCTGGTGCTGCTCAAAGACACCGATGGCGACGACCACGCAGACAAGATGGAGTACTTGCTCGATGGTTTCGATTCACACGACACCCACCATGCCATTTCCGCATTCGATACCGACCATGGCAGCGGCATCTATATGTGTGAGGGCCGCTTCCTTCACTCGCAAGTTGAAACGCCGTGGGGGCCCCAACGCATGACCGACGGAGGCGTATGGCGGTTTGACCCCAGCTCGTGGAAGGTCGAACGGGTGATGCAGATTGACGTCAACAATCCGTGGGGCGTTGCCCACGATGAGTATGGCCAGACCTTTGTCAACGATGCCTCGGGCGGAGATCAATATTGGTTGTTAGGTTACTCCGTCAAGATTCCGCATTCGAAGGAAATTGCGAAGGTTTCGAAGTTCAATTACGAACATCACACACGCCCCACCTCGGGTGCAGAGTTCCTGTATAGCAGTCACTTTCCCGATGAAGTCCAAGGTGACTATCTGTATGCGAACACCATCGGATTTCTCGGCATCAAGGAATGCAAGACGATTGAAGATGGTGCTGAGATCAAAGGGAAGTTCCGGCAGGACCTGATCCAGTCATCCGACGGCAATTTCCGCCCCTGTGACCTGCAAGTCGCTCCCGACGGTAGCCTTTACTTCATCGACTGGCACAACACGCTGATCGGTCACATGCAGCACAGTGCTCGGGACCCCCTTCGTAATTCCGAGTACGGACGGATTTACCGCATCACGCACTCCGACCGGCCACTGGTCGAGCCGCCGACTGTGGCAGGTGCCGAGATCTCGCAATTGTTCGAGAATATGAAGTTGCCCGAAGTGAACGCTCGTACGCGATCGCACATGGAGTTACGTGGCCGTCCGAAGCAAAGTGTGCTCGACGCTGCGGCTCAATTTGCCAGCGAGAACGCAGACGATGAACGTTTGGTCTTGGAAGCCCTGTGGGCGACCTGGGGACAGCAAGCCCCATCAACGGACCTGCTCGAAAAGTGCTTGCAGGCCAAAGATCATCGCGTCCGTGCGGCTGCAGTTCGAGTTATCCGTCACTGTCTGCATCTACTCGACGATCCCAGTGTCTACCTGACGACCGCGGCGACGGACCAGCATCCGCGCGTGCGACTGGAAGCACTTTCTGCAGGTTCATGGCTCGGCGGGAAGACTGGCGCAGAGGTGCTGCTGACGGTGGCCTCCTACAAAACCGATCGTTGGATTCGCAACTCGCTCAACAGCGCCATGATGCTGCTCAAACCAGATGTGGAGGCTGCGATCGAAGCAGGGTTCGTCGACCCGGATACCCTTCAGGTTGAGTACGGCGAATTGCTGGCGGGCAAACTCGAAGGAGCAATGAAACCGAAGGACTACCGGACCAAAACCGATAAGTTCAAAAACAAGAGATTCGCGAAAAAGTATAGCCTCGGCCAGCAGGTGTTCTTCGAAGAAGGCTCGTGCTATGCCTGCCATCGTGAGAATGGAGAAGGCGTCGCGCGAGTCTACCCGCCCCTGGCTGGTAGCGAGTGGGTCAACGGTGATCCCGATCGGTTAATCAAGCTGACGCTGCATGGTATTTGGGGCGAAATTCGCGTTCGTGGAAAGGTTTTCGAACCGGATATGGGCGTACCGCCGATGACCGCGATTGGGAACATGTTCAACGACGAAGAAATCGCCAGCGTGCTGACCTACGTTCGAACCAGTTGGGGCAATGACGCCGACGAAGTTTCCGCCGACGACGTAAAACGCATTCGCGCGGCGACGACGGACCGTCAAAGATTCTATCGCCCTGAAGAACTCCTCGAGATGCATCCGTTTCCCGAGGGAAGTCGCCCGGAGATGAGCGAGGAAAGCGTTGCCAATACGGAGCTTGAAAATGCTTTAATCGCTGAGCCCATCGGTGATCTGGTGCGCGACGCTCGCCAGCGTGGTGATGCCGTTCGGGGCGCCAAACTCTTCTACTGGGAGCAGACCGGATGTGCCACCTGCCACGATGTTGGCGTCGGCTATCAACTCGGCCCAGAATTGACGGTTTCGCGCAAGGACTCCACGGATGAGCATCTGATCGAGTCGATTCTGAAGCCGTCTGCAAAAATTCTATCAGGCTATCAGACCGTCAACGTGATCACCGTCGATGGCGCGGTCCTGTCTGGGTTCCTGGTCGAAGAATCTGAGGACAGCCTGACACTCAGCATCGCCGCTGACCAAGGCAAACCATGCGTGATTCCGATGGATGATGTCGAAGAGGTGATTAAATCGGATGTCTCGACAATGCCCATTGGCTTGGCGGCGACGTTAGAAAACCGTGACCAGTTTCTCGATCTCGCTCGCTTTATCATGGAAGTCAACGAGGGTGGCCGTCCGAAACTCAATCGGCTGAAAAAGCAAGCGAACCCATAA
- a CDS encoding LamG-like jellyroll fold domain-containing protein, producing MDPDLQQLLQRWLSDDWDSISDVQQSISPMVRRLREDDSFRESFVEELALLGQLRAVQSSEPRWLQLEDLLGVKAEPGTEGDFETLLMQRIDAAPLEPKSHRFRWMPAVLAATVLLASALVIGAWQIGLNGIGPKAVARQSRETAGDSGAAAIHSQVKSPTDGIAVLSQMVDARWDGPHRPDVGDSLGTGRLLLSSGTVQIEFFAGVRLLVRAPADFELMAADEVWLRAGVASCFVTEMGRGFKITTSNLEVIDLGTAFSIQAGGGQESEVHVLDGAVEIKSGGNTAVELTERKAVRATTVGLEAVTYSPDRFPQTADLRDQLLRQATHAYQRWQRQSEEMDADPDVLLHYTFEEADPSALELTNRVVRKSAATDGVVIGCKWAEGRWPMKHALLYRNVNDRVLFQVPGRFDEVTFMAWVRLDGLTQQNTSLLMTENPARRLRFAPIEDKSIADAMQRLQTSAVKTVRWELTRQQSNVTLSIGHGLQNRADYETVRADSVSTRPDRWGHWACMAVTCDVAKQEIVHYLDGAPIGRGKLKSSEPLLLDFMELGNFGASMEEITKSNGNSIRRFYGAVDELVIARRAMTAAEIKEFWLHGKP from the coding sequence ATGGATCCTGATTTGCAACAACTCCTCCAGCGATGGCTTTCGGACGATTGGGACTCCATTTCAGACGTCCAGCAATCAATCTCCCCGATGGTGCGGAGACTGCGTGAGGACGACTCCTTTCGTGAGTCGTTTGTAGAGGAGTTGGCCCTCCTAGGACAATTGCGAGCGGTCCAGTCGAGCGAGCCCCGCTGGCTGCAACTCGAGGATCTGCTCGGTGTGAAGGCCGAACCTGGGACGGAGGGTGATTTTGAAACACTGCTCATGCAGCGAATCGATGCCGCTCCATTGGAACCGAAATCTCACCGTTTTCGATGGATGCCGGCGGTCCTGGCCGCCACCGTGCTGCTAGCATCTGCACTGGTGATTGGAGCGTGGCAGATTGGTCTGAACGGCATCGGACCTAAGGCGGTCGCCCGTCAAAGTCGGGAGACCGCGGGGGACAGCGGCGCTGCAGCGATCCACTCGCAGGTGAAGTCACCGACCGATGGCATCGCGGTCCTCAGCCAGATGGTGGACGCCAGATGGGATGGACCGCACCGTCCGGATGTTGGCGATTCGCTCGGTACCGGTCGGTTATTGTTGTCTTCGGGAACTGTGCAAATTGAGTTTTTTGCCGGCGTTCGTCTGCTGGTCCGAGCGCCAGCTGATTTTGAGTTGATGGCTGCTGACGAAGTCTGGCTCCGGGCAGGGGTGGCCAGTTGTTTCGTCACTGAGATGGGGCGTGGTTTCAAAATCACCACGTCTAACCTGGAGGTGATCGATCTGGGGACTGCCTTCAGCATCCAGGCTGGCGGGGGACAGGAAAGCGAGGTTCACGTCCTCGATGGTGCTGTGGAGATCAAGTCGGGCGGAAACACTGCCGTGGAGCTCACCGAGCGTAAGGCCGTGCGGGCCACTACCGTTGGACTCGAAGCCGTTACGTATTCACCCGACCGGTTTCCCCAGACAGCAGACCTCCGTGACCAGCTACTGCGTCAAGCCACCCATGCATACCAGCGTTGGCAGAGACAGTCCGAGGAAATGGATGCTGATCCGGATGTGCTACTCCACTACACATTTGAGGAAGCCGATCCGAGCGCCTTGGAACTTACCAACCGAGTTGTTCGAAAGAGCGCAGCGACCGATGGCGTCGTGATTGGCTGTAAGTGGGCGGAGGGTCGCTGGCCCATGAAGCACGCGCTGCTCTATCGAAACGTGAACGATCGCGTTCTCTTTCAAGTACCTGGTCGTTTCGACGAAGTCACGTTCATGGCGTGGGTCCGCCTGGACGGCTTGACGCAACAGAATACATCTCTGTTAATGACAGAGAATCCAGCCCGCCGCCTACGATTTGCGCCGATTGAGGATAAATCCATCGCTGACGCCATGCAGCGGCTGCAGACATCGGCGGTCAAAACAGTGCGTTGGGAGCTGACTCGCCAGCAATCGAATGTCACGCTCAGCATTGGCCATGGATTGCAAAACCGTGCCGACTACGAAACGGTTCGTGCTGACAGCGTAAGCACGCGACCAGACCGGTGGGGGCATTGGGCATGCATGGCTGTTACATGCGATGTTGCCAAGCAGGAGATTGTGCATTATCTCGACGGCGCGCCGATCGGTCGGGGAAAGCTAAAAAGTAGCGAGCCGTTGTTATTGGACTTCATGGAGCTGGGCAATTTTGGTGCGTCCATGGAAGAGATCACCAAATCGAATGGTAATTCCATCCGACGATTCTATGGCGCCGTCGATGAGCTCGTCATTGCTCGACGAGCAATGACCGCTGCGGAAATCAAAGAGTTTTGGCTCCATGGTAAGCCCTAG